The genomic DNA TTTCTTAATGTCTGAATGGTACTAGAGTACCAAATTAAATAAGGAAGATTCTTGTGGGTAGCTAGGTAGCTATAGCACTAAAGTGGTGATATTTTACCCATGTTTTCATAGGGGTAAAATATGGATATGCATTgaatcaaaagaaaccaatagGGCTTTGGTACCTTAAAGAGTcattaaatatatgtgtgtgtgtgtgtgtgtgtgtgtgtgtgtgtgtgtgtgtgtctcagtcaGAAGACATGACAGTCTGGGCATCTATCTCTTAGCTGACTGAGCCTGTTCTTGGACACAAATAAAATTCTTACCCCTACACCAGTCTCTTCCAGGGATCTGATTCCACCAAGATACTTGTTACTGCAAAGGAGTGAGTGATTTGCAGCAGAAACCTAGGGCCTGGTGGGAACTAAGTTATAGCACAGCTCACATACATAGTACTTACCTAATTCCTGGTCAGTACTGTGAAGCAAGAAGTACACCCCCACTTCACAGATGGAAACACTGAACTTTACAGAAAGGAGTGTGTTCAGCTGTCAGGTTGTTTCATCTGAGTTCCAGAGGCAATGTGAATTTCACATGTTACTGTACATTGGGGCAACAGAAAATTTAAATGTGTCCATTGTCCTTATAAACTCACTTAACACTTAAATCAATGTGCATtgctttctgattttattttatactgTTACAAGCATAATCTATATCCTTTAGGATAAATTTGAGATAAGTGAGAGAAAAATCAATCACACATGGTGGTAACCACAGACCAGAagaagaccagggagaaaagacagTAGTGTCTATTTCCATGACTACAACTTGGGAAGGACATGGGGACAGGCAGATCTAAAGATGAATGGCATGAAGGTACCAAATAATCAGATGAGTGGGCTAAATAGCAGAGTTTTATATGTACACAAATGCACTAcgcaaaaaatacatatttttacaaAAATGGGCTGATGCCATACATGGAGTTCTgaaatcagatttttaaaaattatttaacaatATACCATAAACTTCCATGCACTTAGGTGAGTTCACCCTACAGAAAGACAGAGCACTCTAGCTGGGTCAAAAGGCTGCTGGTAACAAGAGTGACACCTAAAGCAAAGTATCAGCTTAAGGTTAAAGCACATAGACTGGCAAGGCAAATGCCTGCCAGGGAAAGCAAGGGCAGCAGGATTCTCATCAGAGAAATCAGAATTCCAGGGCACAGGCTTTAAAGATAAGGAATATCATGTAAGCCCTTCTGGCCCCGACCTCCGCCCCTCACTCCCCTGACACCACGTTGGCCCCTTGGGGCAAACTGATCCTGCACATCTCTTTGCATCCAGTGGAAACCTCCCATTTTCTGCTTTTTCCTTAGCTCTTCCTGAGCCCTTGACATATCTCCACATTCTCTCACCATCTCCTCACTGCCCAAATGCCTCTCCTGAAGGTTCTCCTGACAGTCTTTGGGGGAATCCTCTGTCCCCCTGTCggttttcctttttgctttccgGGGCACATAATCTTCAGCTGGGCGCTTTTCCGCAGCCTTGGGCTCACTCTCTGGCTTGCCCTGGGACTCTAGCTGACCCTCTTCCTGGGCTTTTCCCTCATCTTTCAACTTGCCCTGCTTTTCTTGTTTTTCCTCATCTGGTTGTCcctcatcctctgcttctgcttgCCCTTCGGCCTGGCGCTTTCTGTGTTCGGGATTCCTCTTTATGTGTGGCATTTCATCCTCCTCTGACTTTCCTTCATCTTCAGGCTCTACTTCATCATCTGCCTTTCCCTCGTTTTCGCTTTCCAGTtttccttcattttcattgtagAGTTTTTCCATGTTCTGATGATATCTTTCTTGTTCCTGTCttggaggatgggggtggggtgagagatAGAACAAAGAAGAAACAACAGACTGAGAACCCCAGACTGGAGGGGAATGCTGGCAACTATAGTAGTACCCCTCACCCTATCAAattacacaacacacacaacacacaacacacacacacacacacacacacacacacacacatacacacacacacttttccctaagAGGTGCCACCACCTTCTGTGATTTCAGTGATGGTGTGTAATTACAGGGACGGAGGAACAGTGGCCCCTCAAGCCTTACCTAAGACAATCTTGCAGCCCCCCGCACCCCCCTTCACTGACCTTCAATGATTCTAGACaggtttctcctccttttcttgccTTGCAGAATTCTGCAGACCTGCAGGAGACAGGGGCTGGAGGTGTGTACCTAGTGGACTGGGCCCGAGGTGGGGGGTCTCATCCTTCCCCTGTCTCTTCCtgaccctctccttctccttctccctctccctttcccagcCGTCATTATTTCTCAGGCCTCTGGCATCAAACCAGGTCGCCCTGCAGACTGGTTTTATGCCCCCTTCCCTGCAGccctccacctgcccccccccccccccgccaatagTGGCTCcgaggcagaaagagagtgagagagtgtgtgtgtgtgtattggggggaGCATTTGCAGAAAACGTCTGCGTTTCACTGTCGCACTGCGGGGGCGCCCCTCATCCTCTCAGGATGAAACATGGATGGGAAGCACAGAAGAGGGATGTCAAGGATGCACGGGACCCTGGTGGGGCCCCCTCCATACCACCTGCCCTCTTGCACTGAATCCCCACCCACCGGCCTCTAGGACCTCAGCCcctgcccccttcctccccctcctctctcccgctTCTGATCCGGGTGGGTCCACCCCCGCCCCCTGGCTGGCCGCGGGCAGCGCACGCCTGTCACTGACCTGAAGCCCGGTGGCCTGCACCTGGTGGGGCTGGAGGAAGCCTGTTGGTCTGTGGCCCTCCTGCCGAAGGCGCTGCTGTGTGAGCTGGAAGCACTGGAGGGCTGGGAGCCCAGGAGCCCGGAGACCTGGGAACCTGGGAGCCTGGGAGCGACCAGGGACTAGGGACCAGGGACCAGCGACTGGACCAGACTGCAGGGCCGGCGGGCTGGAGGGCGTGGGGGCTGCTGCCCACGGCCTCGGCCGGTCACGTGAGCTCCGCGTCACCCAGCtcgcccccccacccctcccctcccctgctctgcCCTCCCCTCAGCCCCTCCCTAAAGGACCGAGTCCAGGGACCTGGACCCTAACCCCATACTCCCCCACCGTCGCAGTGGACACCACCGCGGGGTGGAGGAGAAGCGAGGCTAggaggggcggggtgggggggagaggggggtggcGGCCTAGAGCCCAGGCGGCACTTCCCGACCTCAGCTGCCTCACCTGAGGCCTGGGACTGGGGCTCCTGGCACCTCTGGGTGTGAGTGCAGCTCACAGGAAGGGCAGACGGCTAGAGCGGGGCTCTGGGCAATGAGCCCCACAACTTGTCTTCAAGGCAGGCTCTGCTTGCCTCTAGAATCTGATCAGGGTGCCTCCCCCAAGCTCAGTGGCCACCTTCAATAGAGGTGTCTGggccttctctcttctctgtccatcAGCTCTCTTTCCCTGGGACATTTCTGTCATGTCACAGATGCTTTTCCCTCTCCTGAGCCTCAGATCTACTTTATGAATTATTTAACACACTTACCCAAATGTCCCCAAGCTGTCTTAGAAACCATATACAGTGATTTCCATGCACCTTTTTCATTCACCTATCTTCAGTTTTATAACTTACAATTAAATATTTGACCTGATCTTCTATAGAACgtcatacagaaaaaaaataataactcgaACAAACCTCAGGTGATGGCTTAACTGGAGATGAGGGAAGGGGCAGCAAAAGGTGCCTGCTGTACTATCACATGTGCTTTATGGCTCAGGTACTGTTATGTATGTCTGCAGTACTTAAGATAAGTACTGTAAATAAAATTGATTCTgatttgtctctaattcattaTTTATCCTAAAGTTCAGTTTTAGCTTGGGAGCCCTTCAACAAATGGATCCCAGGCAACCTGTAGAAAGATATGGTGGCGTcttttgttgatgttggataggtaGTCAGAGAATAAGGAAAATGTTCACTTAGACACAGGAAATGGTCAGGGTCAGGCGACATCCCAACATAATGACCCTTTTCTTGGAGAATCTCCCAAGAAGGCACTTTTCCTTGCTACAACTATCTCCAGGAGAAATTCCACTGAAGACTTTGCCTCTGGTTAATGACAAGACACTGGAAGATACATATGCTCCTGAAAATGCACTTGCAGGACTCAGAGTTCAAAGACCCCACAATTAGGACTGGCCCTGCAAGTGTGATAACATTTCATTGTAGGTGATTTTGAGTACTACATATGTTAGGACAACTCTATTTTGTGTCCAGCAACCCCTTCCCCCACTCTCTGTTCCTCTGCCACTCACTCTCTCAGAACTCCACTGAAATGTATCTGTTGCTGACCTAATTAAAGTatgaaaaaagggaggaaaatgcAGTACTGGAAAGACTTTGGTTATGAATATTCCAGGAAAGATGATATGTCAAATATGCTAGAGATTCTTAACAGTGTAAAACTTCAGTCAGTGAAAAGGTCAGAACAAGTTATAAAGACAAAACCAGTGGATGCTGTTGATAGCCTTTGCAGAAGATCTGAAAAAGAAGTTCTTCTACTGGTATCTAAGTGATAAAGTAATGGCATTTGAGAATCTGAAAAAGAAATtatcttatttgtttttaagtGATAGCCAAggtaaagttgagaaagaaattcCAAATTATGAATCAGGAGATGCATGGGATTCAATGCTCATTTCAGGTTACTCATGCTGAAATCTACAGGAAAAATAAAGGCCTTAGTTGAAAATACTTCAAATTCCTAACAAGTAACAGCAAAATGAGAAAGACTATCTTGCTCTGTTGTACGCTCATTAAGGTTATGTTTGGCTTGCAGAAATGAACACTGTTATCAAATACCTGATTTTAATATTCAGTGGTCTCTTTAAGAATgatgttggggagtcgggcattaatgcatcagtttaagcacacatagtgaaaAGGAAGCTCAAGAACCTGtgcaatgatccaggttcgagcctttggctccccacctgcagagaggttgcttcacaagcagtgaattaggtctgcaagtgatatctctctccctctctgtctcctctcccttctcaatttctctctgtcctatccaataaaataaaaaaatagccacaggagcagtggatttgtagtgcagggactgagccccagcaacaacctggaggctaataataataataatataattaaacAATAAGAGAaacattctaattttatttttatgagatcaGTTCTGTAGTTTCCATAGAATGTGCATTCTGATATGTAGTATTTTCACTTGTTATTAATTGTATGTTTcatgattataagattacaatgtagagttccacaccacacctaccaccaaagtttagTATACCCAcctccccacttccccaaagaTAATCACAATAGTTCTCACAACTGTTacagtttctttttgtttgtttgcttttgttattttttgcAATTTTATGTGAATAAGAGTTCTAGAGTTAACcatatggtagttgtctttcatccttttccttatttcactaggtataatcacctccagtttcacccatttttgtcccaaaggacacaatgataCAGCATTTTAATTTATAGCTAGAATGTGAAATCATATAATTTTAGAATAGGCGACATTAGAGATGCTATCTTTTAATTTTCAAACACTGTATTTTCTGTATGGTTTAATTATAGATTGAATATGAAGCTAAAATTTTGATGGCTATATCACTGAGAGAACTAATTTGTTTTAGTAATCAGTGAATGCTGGGGCAGCTTTGATGTAATACAAGTTGTTGGTGTGAAATATTTAAGATtggaatctttttatttttaaattgttttattttatttatttattacttgatagtgacagagagaaattgaaggagagatagggaaggaaagagacagaggggcacctgcagccctgcttcaccactcctgaagctttccccctgctggtagggaccagagacttgaacctgggtccttgcacaacgaAATGTgaaagcttaaccaggtgcaccactgcttgacccctAAGATTAGAATATTCTAACCATGAGCAGAAGATATATCTTGAGATTCTTTGCCACATATTCTTGGAAATGTATTTCTGTAGGACAGCATAATATTCACTGCTGAAATTCCACATAGTATTCCTTTAAAAAGAAGTCTAGAAACATAAAAACTGCTTTCATCTGAGTGTCATACAATAATGAGCTAGAAAATTTAATTGTCTGACAGAGAGGAAGCCaagtatttaatatatatatatatatatattttaacacaaAGCCCAGAATGTATCACCATCATTCTCTTCTTTTAATAAATGACATAATAAAGATGATTTGCTGCTAAATTCATAATACATAAGGGAATATCAGTGTAATTGAATATAGATTTTTAATCTTGATTAATAAGTCAGCTTTGTAATAAAGCAGTGGATAGGTAAATGAACTTCCCATAAATCTCTTTTGGTCAGGATGTTGTTTTAAAGAATTACATCATTCAGCATAACTGTTATAAAGTGGAGAAATGTCTTTGACCTACAGTGTCTAAGGAATCTCTATTAGTGATCATTTTATAATACCTATGAATTTTATGATTTCTCTATATTTCTGTTAAGCTGCCAGAATCTCCTACTGACATAATTATTTGGGTTTGTTATTTaaatctggtaaaaaataaaaagtatgctTCCTAATGGGGTTAAGAAATAGAATGGGTAGATTAACATTCACTTTTAAGTTATTGAAAATATGTCAGAAGCTATGAACCTTAACAAATATTAGTTTAGGAAATTTACATGGTTTGCTTtatcaacttaattttttaaattttattttattagtgatttattaatgatcaacaatatggtggagtaagaggggtacaattccatacaattcccaccactagagttccatatcccctcccctccattgaaagtttctctctttttatccctctgggagtacggagcaaaaatctttatagggtgcagaaggtgtgaggtctggcttctgtaattgcttccccagtggacatgggcactgacaggtctatgcatactcccagcctgtttctatcttttcctagtggggtttggctctggggagatggggttccagcacatattggtgaggttataTGCGCAGGGCAGTCAGATTAGTGtcatggtaatatctgcaacttggtgaccgaAAGGCATTACtatataaagaagaataaattgcttaataatcgggaaactaaaggtaagaatatagcagatgagatgtaGGGGATTTCATGTTGTATGAGGATAagaggtctactttaggtatattccaaggggcccatgacttttcttttttttttttttctcctgagcctgacacctaacatgcagatgggctaaaagtattgtctggaaagatggtgtcagagtcgagaataggactagaaagctgcatcaaggcagagagtagctcccaaatatgagaaaagtatataaatcccACAAACTGTAAACCCCgtagatctgacctaggacccatgcttattcatattcagcacaggaacctgtgtaacctctgtatccctgtcagtctgagctcacatttcatggtcTTAACTAGGAACATCAACTTAAATTTTAACTGAGGCTAACACATATTGTTGACGTATGTTGCTTCTAGTTGTGTTATTCTGCTTAAAATTTATGCCTTTGCACCCCCATGAGCCTGGAAATTGGAGAAGATAGTTTCTCCAAACACACATGAGAAAGAAGAATCACAcaactcagtaacaacaacagcaaaaataaaaataaatagctgaTGTGACAAATCTCCAAAGAAGACAAACAGATGCCCCACaggtatacaaatatatatatatatatatatttcaacacCTGTGATAATGACCTACATCAAAAACTTTGGAAATGAAAAGAGTTGAAAAagtaatgcaaattaaaaccacattgaaaaTCCATGTcaaacctgtgagaatgggctccatcaacaaaacaagaggaacaaagaggatcacctgagaacacaagataagactaggatcactccaggaacccaccaagtcacaggttAGTGCAAACACGGGTGTCTCATGGACATAGAgaggcttaaggagagattcctggggctaaaactcATATGTACTCAGGAATGGCTGGTACTAGAACAGCAGTTTGCCATTTGatgcaccatctccagtctgagttttatcaacaacaacaacaaccaaaaaaaaaaaaaaactgatgaagGGAGATCACCTAAACTTCAAAAATTTGCAACTGAAGGTCTCCATTGGTGTTGCCACTCAGGGACTGAAACAGCAGCAAGGAAGCCTTATACTGACATCATGGGGCAGAGAACTAGCCTGGTGACTCATGCGAAAATCTACCCTGTGGTCCAGAAgtgtggctatatagtaggagccttttcacGTCGttctgataaattaggaaaaaaggtgaataattccctcagaaatcaggatttattcagaaacacaggaCCATAGAGCAGTTTGgcttggctctggctgatggtagaaCAGGGATTGGGCCCAGGGCTTTGGGTGCTCAgggtatgggagtctctttgcataatcagtgTGCTGTCtataccccaccctgttttatctcttggtcaggagtgagtgattaagctaaaaaatctacttagGGTTAAAAGCCCCCAGACTCCCATAG from Erinaceus europaeus chromosome X, mEriEur2.1, whole genome shotgun sequence includes the following:
- the TCEAL6 gene encoding transcription elongation factor A protein-like 6; translated protein: MEKLYNENEGKLESENEGKADDEVEPEDEGKSEEDEMPHIKRNPEHRKRQAEGQAEAEDEGQPDEEKQEKQGKLKDEGKAQEEGQLESQGKPESEPKAAEKRPAEDYVPRKAKRKTDRGTEDSPKDCQENLQERHLGSEEMVRECGDMSRAQEELRKKQKMGGFHWMQRDVQDQFAPRGQRGVRGVRGGGRGQKGLHDIPYL